The sequence below is a genomic window from Clostridium putrefaciens.
ACCAAGTTCTGCAACTGTTTTACAAACGCCCCAAGCAACTTGGCCAAATCCAGAGATAGCTACTGTTTTTCCTTTTATAGTAGTTCCATTATGTTTTAACATTTCCTCGCAAAAATAAGTTACACCAGCTCCAGTTGCTTCTGGTCTACCTATACATCCACCATAAGATAAGCCTTTACCAGTTAAAACTCCATTTTCAAAGGCACCTTTAATTCTTTTATAATATCCATACATGTATCCTATTTCTTTTGCTCCAACTCCAAGATCTCCTGCAGGAACGTCTACATCAGGACCTATGTGTCTATATAACTCAACCATGAAACTTTCACAGAATCTCCTGATTTCTCCGTTAGATCTTCCTCTTGGATCAAAATCAGCTCCACCTTTACCTCCACCTATTGGAAGTCCTGTTAATGAATTTTTAAGCACTTGCTCAAAACCCAAAAACTTTACAATTCCTAAATAAACTGATGGATGAAATCTTAGTCCACCCTTATAAGGTCCTATAGCTCCATTAAATTGAACTCTGAATCCACGATTAACATTTACTTTACCTTGATCATCTACCCAAGGCACCTTAAACATTATTTGTCTTTCAGGTTCGCAAAATCTTTCTAGAAGATTAGCTTCTATATATTCTGGATGGTTTTCTAAAACAGGCTCTAATGATTCTAATACTTCTTCTACAGCTTGAATAAATTCTGGTTCCCCAGCATTTCTACCTTTAACGTTTACAATTACCTGTTCAATATATTTCTTAGGACTTAGTGTTTCATTTGTCATTAATAATACCCCCCTAAAATGAATGTAATTCTGCATGTTGCATTATATTTGAATATAAATCTTTCTGACAATATATTATATTCAATGTAAAGTCTCTTATTCCTTCTTTAATTATAAAGATTCTTAACTTTGCAATTATCTATATTAAAATCAATCAAACCTTTATTAAAATAAAGGTTTGATTGTAAGTTTAATATCTATC
It includes:
- the gdhA gene encoding NADP-specific glutamate dehydrogenase, translated to MTNETLSPKKYIEQVIVNVKGRNAGEPEFIQAVEEVLESLEPVLENHPEYIEANLLERFCEPERQIMFKVPWVDDQGKVNVNRGFRVQFNGAIGPYKGGLRFHPSVYLGIVKFLGFEQVLKNSLTGLPIGGGKGGADFDPRGRSNGEIRRFCESFMVELYRHIGPDVDVPAGDLGVGAKEIGYMYGYYKRIKGAFENGVLTGKGLSYGGCIGRPEATGAGVTYFCEEMLKHNGTTIKGKTVAISGFGQVAWGVCKTVAELGGKVITISGPDGYVYDKDGVITEEKINYLLEMRSSGRDKAEDYANKFGAKFFKGEKPWGTKADIIIPCATQNDISLEHAKQIVDNDIKFVCEAANMPCTNEALKYFLEKGLIVGPAKAANAGGVAVSALEMAQNSMRLAWTAEEVDVKLHHIMKGIHDNAMNAAESCGFGYNLVAGANIAGFLKVAEAMMLQGIY